The following proteins are encoded in a genomic region of Glycine soja cultivar W05 chromosome 17, ASM419377v2, whole genome shotgun sequence:
- the LOC114392520 gene encoding kinesin-like protein KIN-7N, with translation MEKICVAVRLRPLVSQDSSSSSVGTFWKVEDNRISLHKIHGTPLSASSYAFDHIFDERSTNASVYELLAKDIIHAALDGFNGTAFAYGQTSSGKTFTMNGSETDAGVIPRAVGDIFATMEMMSDREFLIRVSYMEIYNEEINDLLVVENQKLQIHESLERGVFVAGLKEEIVNNAEQVLNLIKAGEVNRHFGETNMNVRSSRSHTIFRMVIESKAKDSNSSNDCSINDVVRVSVLNLVDLAGSERIAKTGADGVRLKEGKYINKSLMVLGNVINKLSEGSKQRGHIPYRDSKLTRILQPALGGNAKTSIICTIAPEEIHIEETRGTLQFASRAKRITNCVQVNEILTEAALLKRQQLEIEELRKKLQGSHAEVLEQEILKLRNDLLKYEMERGKLEMELQEERKSRDQWIREQRMKIENSCTTKSFSDCGTNDNQGSGCFRRGFVEEYSDISSSISQGDIFKSPKVDPNAFVARRSKNSTLPDHSPLPDAFCNVADEDMWVKMNNGYIADLDSLQTTPPTNRKVQSFPTSDATVGCTSEIEKYEREVQDLRKQLELAKERINELEQKHSEEVPSSKQLIVETPKHQQETRLTHELPLRLSESEGNFKDSFEEALSVMQRFASGGTLSTAKILSTMSEIGDHLFATLEGHFAVNTGGERSSTGNSALINEHQKEFRQRIDNIITSLELSETSITGQEWKHKCSCEPKGSDLGGETAKDDLNERYENLERELLLLKVERDSLLQKFSESSEKLSMVSSQKENALKELNTEVLRRKNIEGEVKQIAAAFTNRQKSLISFHSDLKTKIENWRAQTTILVPKSFGFKD, from the exons ATGGAGAAGATCTGCGTCGCCGTTCGTCTTCGCCCACTGGTTTCCCAagactcttcttcttcctccgtcGGAACTTTCTGGAAGGTCGAAGATAACCGCATCTCTCTCCACAAGATCCATGGCACTCCACTCTCTGCTTCTTCTTACGCTTTCG ATCACATATTTGACGAAAGAAGCACCAATGCTAGCGTCTACGAGCTTCTCGCCAAGGACATCATTCACGCCGCGCTCGACGGCTTCAACG GAACTGCATTTGCGTATGGGCAGACCAGTAGTGGCAAGACTTTCACCATGAATGGTTCTGAAACTGACGCAGGAGTGATTCCTCGCGCAGTTGGAGACATATTTGCGACAATGGAGATG atgtctgatcgagAGTTTCTGATACGAGTTTCCTACATGGAGATCTACAACGAAGAAATTAATGACCTTCTTGTTGTTGAAAATCAGAAATTGCAAATTCATGAGAGCTTGGAG CGTGGAGTATTTGTTGCAGGGCTGAAAGAGGAAATTGTAAATAATGCTGAACAAGTGCTGAATCTCATTAAAGCAGGGGAAG ttaacAGACACTTTGGTGAGACAAATATGAATGTAAGGAGTAGCAGATCGCACACAATATTTAGAATG GTgattgaaagcaaagcaaaggaTTCCAATTCTTCCAATGATTGTTCAATTAATGATGTTGTTAGAGTTTCAGTCTTG AATTTAGTAGATCTAGCTGGTTCTGAAAGGATTGCTAAGACTGGAGCTGATGGAGTACgtttaaaagaaggaaaatatattaacaagAGCTTGATGGTTTTGGGGAACGTTATCAACAAACTAAGTGAGGGTTCAAAGCAAAG GGGGCATATCCCGTATCGTGATAGTAAATTAACTCGTATACTCCAACCTGCTCTTGGTGGTAATGCCAAAACGTCCATTATTTGCACCATAGCACCAGAAGAG ATTCACATTGAAGAAACAAGGGGAACTCTTCAGTTTGCTAGCAGAGCCAAGCGCATCACAAATTGTGTTCAAGTGAATGAG ATATTGACGGAAGCAGCCTTGTTAAAACGGCAACAATTAGAGATAGAGGAGCTACGTAAGAAGCTTCAG gGATCCCATGCTGAGGTGCTCGAGCAAGAGATTCTTAAACTCAGGAACGATTTGCTCAAG TATGAAATGGAGCGTGGGAAGCTTGAAATGGAACTGCAAGAAGAGAGGAAATCACGTGATCAATGGATTAGGGAGCAAcggatgaaaattgaaaattcttGCACTACTAAATCTTTCTCAGATTGTGGGACGAATGACAATCAG GGATCGGGATGTTTTAGGCGCGGATTTGTGGAAGAGTACAGTGACATTAGTAGTAGTATATCTCAAGGAGATATTTTCAAATCTCCTAAGGTAGATCCCAATGCTTTTGTAGCCAGGCGATCAAAGAATTCAACATTGCCAGATCACAGCCCCCTTCCAGATGCTTTCTGTAATGTGGCTGATGAAGATATGTGGGTGAAAATGAACAATGGTTATATTGCGGACCTTGATTCCCTTCAAACTACTCCTCCCACCAACCGAAAAGTTCAGTCATTCCCGACAAGTGATGCAACTGTT GGTTGtacaagtgaaattgagaagTATGAACGAGAGGTTCAAGATTTGAGGAAACAACTGGAACTAGCTaaagaaagaataaatgaaCTCGAG CAAAAGCATTCAGAAGAAGTGCCATCAAGCAAGCAATTAATCGTTGAGACACCCAAACATCAACAAGAAACACGACTAACTCATGAATTACCTCTGAGGTTATCTGAATCTGAGGGAAACTTCAAAGATAGCTTTGAGGAGGCTTTGTCAGTAATGCAG AGATTTGCATCGGGTGGCACATTATCAACTGCGAAGATACTTTCAACCATGAGTGAAATTGGAGATCATCTATTTGCAACTTTGGAAGGTCATTTTGCTGTGAATACGGGTGGTGAAAGGTCTTCCACCGGAAACAGTGCTCTAATCAATGAACACCAAAAAGAGTTTCGTCAGAGGATTGATAACATAATTACATCGTTGGAGTTATCCGAAACCTCAATAACAGGACAGGAGTGGAAACATAAGTGCAGCTGTGAACCCAAG GGCTCTGATTTGGGAGGTGAAACTGCAAAGGATGATTTAAATGAAAGATATGAAAACCTAGAAAGGGAGTTACTACTGTTGAAGGTCGAAAGAGACTCTTTGCTGCAGAAGTTCTCTGAATCATCAGAGAAGCTATCAATGGTTTCCAGCCAAAAGGAAAATGCTTTGAAAGAGTTAAATACTGAAGTGCTGAGAAGGAAAAATATAGAAGGGGAAGTTAAGCAGATTGCTGCAGCTTTTACTAATCGTCAGAAATCACTCATTTCCTTTCATAGTGATCTTAAGACCAAAATTGAGAATTGGAGAGCCCAGACTACAATCTTGGTGCCCAAATCTTTTGGTTTTAAGGACTAG
- the LOC114391750 gene encoding basic leucine zipper 4, whose amino-acid sequence MFFHEEAEAVHSSYFPVLETMFTPSEIEELFSLVNEPASPGLGSGSQGSNREVRSMHERKLRRMQSNRESARRSRWRKKRHLENLTNQLNRLRTENQEYKNRLFLTMHQNLLLSVQNERLRSESVTLMARLSDLYQNLGTMMISQ is encoded by the coding sequence atgttCTTCCACGAAGAAGCTGAAGCGGTTCATTCCTCATACTTCCCGGTTCTTGAAACCATGTTCACTCCAAGTGAAATAGAGGAGCTATTTTCCCTCGTTAACGAACCGGCCAGCCCCGGGTTGGGATCCGGTTCACAAGGTTCGAACCGGGAAGTCCGGTCCATGCACGAGAGAAAGCTTAGGCGAATGCAGTCGAACCGGGAGTCGGCCAGGCGGTCCCGCTGGAGAAAGAAGCGGCATTTGGAGAACCTCACGAACCAACTGAACCGGTTGAGAACGGAAAACCAAGAATACAAAAACCGGTTATTCTTAACCATGCACCAGAATCTTCTACTTTCCGTGCAGAATGAACGTCTTAGATCCGAATCCGTGACCCTTATGGCTAGACTCTCGGATCTTTATCAAAATTTAGGCACCATGATGATTTCACAATAG
- the LOC114392784 gene encoding uncharacterized protein LOC114392784: MEATSTSSSCSNGFFSLRSTNSGESRVRGCGKSDGVAMWFINGVTTAFFASLERCCIRIATEEDVEDGNDDVPLILNDGNLRHRTVDTTTRQRKKVKGKKS, from the coding sequence ATGGAAGCCACTTCTACCTCTTCAAGCTGCAGCAATGGCTTCTTTAGTCTCCGATCAACAAATAGTGGCGAATCCAGGGTCCGTGGTTGCGGAAAATCTGATGGTGTGGCCATGTGGTTCATCAATGGTGTCACAACCGCTTTCTTTGCCTCCTTGGAACGTTGCTGCATCCGAATTGCCACCGAAGAAGACGTCGAAGATGGCAACGACGACGTGCCCTTGATCCTCAACGACGGAAATCTCCGCCACCGCACCGTGGACACCACCACCCGCCAAAGGaagaaagtgaaaggaaagaaaagttaA
- the LOC114391751 gene encoding uncharacterized protein LOC114391751, whose amino-acid sequence MSKLATLLTLALLLSFNLIYASRPNPSLISVSSLHGDVAATKAEEIDGESCEEGTEECLARRTLAAHLDYIYTQKDKLGQHSALVSPLYLPTQHKESEVLSDKKSREPSMSKVATLFTLALLLSFNLIHASRLNPSLKVFSSLREDVAATKEEINEESCEEGTEECLIRRTLAAHVDYIYTQKHKPKP is encoded by the exons ATGTCTAAACTAGCCACTCTCTTGACTTTGGCTCTTCTACTGAGCTTCAATTTAATCTATGCCTCCCGTCCAAACCCTTCACTTATCAGTGTCTCTTCTTTGCATGGG GATGTTGCGGCTACAAAGGCAGAAGAGATAGATGGTGAGAGTTGTGAAGAAGGGACAGAGGAATGTTTGGCAAGAAGGACACTTGCTGCGCATCTCGATTATATCTACACTCAGAAGGATAAACTGGGTCAGCATTCT GCTCTCGTAAGTCCTCTCTATCTTCCCACTCAACACAAAGAATCTGAGGTTCTTAGTGATAAAAAGAGTAGAGAACCGAGTATGTCTAAAGTGGCCACCCTCTTCACTTTAGCTCTTCTGTTAAGCTTCAATTTAATCCATGCCTCCCGTCTTAATCCTTCACttaaagttttttcttctttgcgtGAG GATGTTGCAGCTACAAAGGAAGAGATAAATGAAGAGAGTTGTGAAGAAGGCACAGAAGAATGTTTGATAAGAAGGACGCTAGCTGCACATGTCGATTATATCTACACTCAGAAGCATAAACCCAAACCTTAA